The Triticum dicoccoides isolate Atlit2015 ecotype Zavitan chromosome 6A, WEW_v2.0, whole genome shotgun sequence genome has a window encoding:
- the LOC119317228 gene encoding F-box/LRR-repeat protein 2-like, whose product MSASRSEGDEALVNEVLTDDELRAVLTRLRPESERDAFGLVCRRWLRIQSSERRRLRARAGPSMLRRLAARFPGILELDLSQSPSRSFYPGVIDDDLDVIAGGFCNLRVLALQNCKGITDVGMVKLGEGLQCLQTLDVSHCKKLSDKGLKVIASGCQKLRQLHIAGCRLITDNLLHAVSKNCLNLEELGAAGCNSITDAGISALADGCHKMKSLDISKCNKVGDPGICKIAEVSSSSLLSLKLLDCSKVGNKSIYSLAKFCCNLETLIIGGCRDISDDSIEALALACCSSLRILRMDWCLKITDASLRSLLCNCKLLAAIDVGCCDQITDAAFQGMEANLFRSELRVLKINNCVDLTVVGVSSVIESCKALEYLDVRSCPQVTRQSCEEAGLQLPGGCKVNFEGSLSESDPSVDRFF is encoded by the exons ATGTCTGCATCACGGTCGGAAGGCGATGAGGCCCTCGTCAACGAGGTGCTCACCGACGATGAGCTCCGTGCGGTGCTCACCCGCCTGAGGCCCGAGTCGGAGCGCGACGCGTTCGGGCTCGTGTGCAGGCGCTGGCTCCGGATCCAGAGctccgagcgccgccgcctgcgcgcgCGCGCCGGTCCGTCCATGCTGCGCCGCCTGGCAGCACGCTTCCCGGGCATTCTCGAGCTGGATCTCTCCCAGTCGCCGTCTCGCTCGTTCTACCCCGGTGTTATCGACGACGATCTGGACGTCATTGCAGGGGGGTTCTGCAATCTGCGAGTCCTCGCCCTGCAGAACTGCAAAG GTATCACTGATGTTGGAATGGTCAAATTAGGAGAAGGGCTGCAATGTCTGCAAACCCTAGATGTCTCTCACTGCAAAAAACTTAGTGATAAAGGTTTAAAGGTGATTGCGTCAGGGTGCCAGAAATTGAGACAGTTGCACATCGCAGGTTGCAGATTAATAACTGATAATTTGTTGCATGCTGTATCAAAAAACTGTTTGAACTTGGAAGAGCTTGGTGCTGCAGGATGTAACAGCATAACAGATGCTGGAATCTCAGCTCTAGCCGATGGTTGTCATAAAATGAAGTCACTAGACATAAGCAAATGCAATAAAGTTGGTGATCCTGGAATTTGCAAAATTGCTGAGGTCTCGTCGTCATCTCTATTGTCATTGAAACTGTTGGATTGCAGCAAAGTGGGCAACAAGTCTATCTATTCACTAGCTAAGTTCTGCTGCAACCTAGAGACTCTCATCATCGGTGGATGTCGGGATATTAGCGATGACTCCATAGAAGCACTAGCTCTTGCCTGCTGTAGCAGCCTCCGGATTTTAAGAATGGACTGGTGCTTGAAAATAACAGACGCCTCGTTGAGAAGTCTGTTGTGCAACTGTAAACTTCTTGCCGCTATTGATGTCGGGTGCTGCGACCAAATAACTGATGCGGCATTTCAGGGCATGGAAGCGAACTTGTTCCGGTCGGAATTGAGAGTTCTGAAGATCAACAATTGTGTTGACCTCACAGTTGTGGGAGTGAGCAGCGTGATAGAGTCATGCAAGGCACTCGAGTACCTCGACGTCCGGTCATGTCCTCAGGTTACAAGGCAGAGCTGCGAGGAAGCTGGGTTGCAGCTACCTGGTGGCTGCAAGGTGAACTTTGAAGGTAGCTTGTCGGAGTCTGATCCATCTGTTGATAGGTTCTTCTAG